The bacterium genome has a segment encoding these proteins:
- the vsr gene encoding DNA mismatch endonuclease Vsr has protein sequence MDKIPPARRSANMRAIKSKNMVPEMEVRSLVHRMGYRYRLHAKELPGKPDLVFPRLRKIIFVHGCFWHKHKASTCRIARIPKSNVAYWLPKLERNRLRDNKACSVLRRHGWEVLIVWECQINRHQGLANRVERFLKSSTRRARNGKIGRGAGVAQR, from the coding sequence GTGGACAAGATTCCGCCAGCTCGCCGTAGTGCTAACATGCGCGCGATCAAGAGCAAGAATATGGTGCCGGAAATGGAAGTGCGCTCCTTAGTACATCGAATGGGCTACCGCTATCGTCTTCACGCAAAGGAGTTGCCTGGAAAGCCTGACCTCGTGTTTCCGAGGCTTCGCAAGATAATTTTTGTTCATGGCTGTTTCTGGCATAAGCATAAGGCTTCGACATGCCGCATCGCGCGCATTCCGAAATCCAACGTCGCTTATTGGCTGCCCAAATTGGAACGCAACCGGTTGCGTGACAACAAAGCCTGCTCAGTCCTAAGACGGCACGGCTGGGAGGTCTTGATCGTCTGGGAATGTCAAATCAATCGGCATCAGGGGCTCGCGAATCGTGTCGAGCGCTTCCTAAAAAGCAGCACACGGCGGGCTCGAAATGGTAAGATAGGTCGCGGCGCCGGCGTAGCTCAGCGGTAG
- the cas1 gene encoding CRISPR-associated endonuclease Cas1 has product MQRQYSTVRNPKEIVTVTGQNVRLRVRRHQLEITDGFPLEAAQQTRRITRATARVDRVLLLAGSGWASLNALDWTAGNGAAIVACDQGGSLRWVVLPGSGGVARGPLRRSQALAIMEPAGLSLGRYLLGEKIRRQTALLREYADRVDEHQVHLGLSETKLRDTADALGTHLLRKIETADTVETLRQVEAESAGTYWMAYAGLGAKFSPLSYDRIVADHWRKFPGRHSVLSRGRSPQFATDPINACLNYGYALLEAEVLIATHSVGLDPTLGILHVDDDGRMSFIYDLMEPLRPVADRHVLDLILDHRFRPGELWLLRDGRCRLDQEFAAKLRGWLPIFRRAVEPIVAHVIAVLRGTYRDHAKIHPARKVPSRRSVSNSVCRVCGAVVPSGRPFCNRTCYAAWWKEHVQRRLARQGADARAQMRAEGCDPAWTPEARAKRRPGIVRANQIRGMVIPKRPAGSRG; this is encoded by the coding sequence ATGCAGCGTCAGTATAGCACCGTCCGCAATCCCAAAGAGATTGTCACCGTCACCGGTCAGAACGTCCGTCTCCGCGTCCGGCGTCATCAACTTGAAATTACAGATGGATTTCCTTTGGAGGCCGCTCAGCAGACGCGCAGAATCACTCGCGCGACCGCGAGAGTAGACCGAGTGTTGCTCCTCGCGGGTTCCGGATGGGCCTCTCTTAACGCGCTGGATTGGACCGCCGGGAACGGCGCGGCCATTGTCGCCTGTGATCAGGGCGGCTCACTGCGGTGGGTTGTTCTCCCAGGATCGGGTGGCGTGGCCCGGGGCCCGCTGCGCCGATCCCAGGCTTTGGCGATCATGGAGCCCGCCGGTCTCAGCCTGGGCCGCTACCTACTGGGTGAAAAGATCCGCAGGCAGACAGCGCTTCTTCGTGAATACGCCGACCGCGTTGATGAGCATCAGGTCCATTTGGGCCTCTCTGAGACAAAGCTCCGCGATACAGCTGATGCTCTCGGAACGCACCTTCTGCGAAAGATTGAGACCGCTGACACCGTGGAGACCTTGCGACAGGTGGAAGCTGAAAGTGCGGGCACTTACTGGATGGCGTATGCGGGCTTGGGCGCCAAATTCTCCCCGCTCTCCTATGACCGGATTGTCGCGGATCACTGGCGCAAGTTTCCGGGCCGACATTCGGTCTTGTCTCGTGGCCGAAGCCCTCAGTTCGCGACAGACCCGATCAATGCATGCCTGAATTATGGCTACGCGCTGCTTGAAGCTGAAGTCCTCATCGCCACGCATAGCGTTGGACTCGATCCCACCCTGGGCATTCTGCATGTTGACGACGATGGCCGGATGAGCTTCATTTACGATCTCATGGAACCGCTACGCCCTGTTGCAGACCGACATGTTCTCGACTTGATCCTTGATCATCGCTTCCGCCCAGGCGAGCTTTGGCTCTTACGGGATGGACGGTGCCGGCTGGATCAAGAGTTCGCGGCGAAGCTGCGTGGATGGCTACCGATTTTTCGGCGCGCTGTTGAGCCTATCGTGGCACATGTGATCGCCGTGCTGAGGGGCACGTATCGCGATCACGCAAAGATTCACCCTGCCCGCAAGGTTCCGTCACGAAGGAGCGTTTCGAACTCTGTTTGCCGTGTCTGCGGAGCCGTCGTTCCATCCGGCAGGCCATTCTGCAACCGGACCTGCTATGCCGCGTGGTGGAAGGAGCACGTACAAAGGCGGCTCGCGCGCCAGGGAGCGGACGCGCGCGCTCAAATGCGCGCTGAGGGTTGCGATCCGGCCTGGACCCCCGAGGCGCGGGCGAAGCGCCGTCCGGGTATCGTACGTGCCAATCAGATTCGAGGCATGGTCATACCGAAGCGGCCTGCGGGCAGTCGGGGATGA
- a CDS encoding helix-turn-helix domain-containing protein, with translation MTKALAPQSRWILPSEAARIIGVSPGYVRSLVDAGRLKAKRGPLGVRLIDRSAVVAFAQERPQKREVSRA, from the coding sequence ATGACGAAGGCATTGGCACCGCAATCACGATGGATCTTGCCCTCGGAGGCCGCCCGGATCATCGGCGTGAGTCCCGGCTACGTGCGGTCACTCGTCGATGCGGGCCGTTTGAAAGCTAAGCGCGGCCCGCTAGGGGTGCGGCTGATCGACAGGTCTGCCGTCGTCGCGTTCGCGCAAGAAAGACCGCAGAAACGCGAGGTAAGCCGGGCCTAA